Proteins encoded in a region of the Mycolicibacterium duvalii genome:
- a CDS encoding CaiB/BaiF CoA transferase family protein → MAGPLQGLRVVELAGIGPGPHAAMILGDLGADVVRIERPKPAGPPTKPGSDYLLRNRRSVAADLKSDEGRELVLRLVAKADVLIEGFRPGVTERLGLGPEDCAKVNERLIYGRMTGWGQTGPRAQQAGHDINYISLTGALHAIGRTGQRPVPPLNLVGDFGGGSMFLLVGVLAALWERERSGKGQVIDAAMVDGASVLSMMMWAFRAMGMWSDERGVNMLDTGAPYYDTYECADGRYVAVGAIEPQFYAQVLTGLGLDTAELPDQNDMSRWPELRAAFTEAFAAHDRDHWTKVFAGTDACVTPVLSFAEVESESHITERDTFYEERGYLFPAPAPRFSRTAPAAPKEPGVPGADTEDVLRDWI, encoded by the coding sequence ATGGCTGGACCACTGCAAGGACTGCGTGTCGTGGAGCTGGCCGGTATCGGCCCGGGTCCGCACGCAGCGATGATTCTCGGCGATCTGGGCGCCGACGTCGTCCGCATCGAGCGGCCGAAACCCGCGGGCCCGCCGACCAAGCCCGGCAGCGACTACCTGCTGCGGAACCGGCGTTCGGTGGCCGCCGACCTGAAGAGCGACGAGGGTCGCGAGCTGGTGCTCCGGCTGGTCGCGAAGGCCGACGTGCTGATCGAGGGCTTCCGCCCGGGCGTCACCGAGCGGCTCGGGCTGGGACCCGAGGACTGCGCGAAGGTCAACGAACGCCTCATCTACGGGCGCATGACCGGGTGGGGCCAGACCGGGCCGCGCGCCCAGCAGGCCGGCCATGACATCAACTACATCTCGTTGACCGGCGCGCTGCATGCGATCGGACGCACCGGCCAGCGCCCGGTACCGCCGCTGAACCTGGTCGGCGACTTCGGCGGCGGGTCGATGTTCCTGCTCGTCGGCGTCCTCGCGGCGCTGTGGGAGCGGGAACGCTCCGGCAAGGGCCAGGTGATCGACGCCGCCATGGTCGACGGCGCCAGCGTCCTGTCGATGATGATGTGGGCCTTCCGCGCGATGGGGATGTGGAGCGACGAGCGTGGGGTCAACATGCTCGACACCGGCGCCCCGTATTACGACACCTATGAGTGCGCCGACGGCCGGTATGTCGCGGTCGGCGCCATCGAGCCGCAGTTCTACGCCCAGGTGCTCACCGGCCTGGGGTTGGACACGGCCGAGCTGCCCGACCAGAACGACATGAGCCGCTGGCCGGAGCTGCGCGCCGCGTTCACCGAGGCCTTCGCCGCCCACGACCGCGATCACTGGACGAAGGTCTTCGCCGGCACCGACGCCTGCGTGACACCGGTGCTGTCGTTCGCCGAGGTCGAGTCCGAGTCCCACATCACCGAGCGCGACACGTTCTACGAGGAGCGGGGCTACCTCTTCCCGGCGCCGGCGCCGCGGTTCTCGCGGACCGCTCCGGCCGCCCCGAAAGAACCCGGAGTGCCGGGCGCTGACACCGAAGACGTCCTGCGGGACTGGATTTAA
- a CDS encoding 3-hydroxyacyl-CoA dehydrogenase — MEIKDAAAVVTGGASGLGLATTKRLLDRGASVVVIDLKGADVVSELGPRAKFVEANVVDEEQVKAALDAAEEFGPLRINVNCAGIGNAIKTLSKDGPFPLDGFRKVIEVNLIGTFNVLRLAAERIAKTEPINGERGVIVNTASVAAFEGQIGQAAYSASKGGVVGMTLPVARDLSRELIRVCTIAPGLFKTPLLGSLPEEAQASLGKQVPHPARLGDPDEYGALAVHIVENPMLNGETIRLDGAIRMAPR, encoded by the coding sequence GTGGAGATCAAAGACGCCGCCGCCGTCGTCACCGGAGGTGCCTCCGGACTCGGGTTGGCGACGACCAAGCGCCTGCTCGACCGGGGAGCCTCGGTCGTGGTGATCGACCTCAAGGGTGCCGACGTCGTCTCCGAGCTCGGCCCCCGCGCCAAGTTCGTCGAGGCCAACGTCGTCGACGAAGAGCAGGTGAAAGCCGCGCTGGACGCCGCCGAGGAGTTCGGCCCGCTGCGCATCAACGTCAACTGCGCCGGCATCGGCAACGCGATCAAGACGCTGAGCAAGGACGGCCCGTTCCCGCTCGACGGCTTCCGCAAGGTCATCGAGGTCAACCTGATCGGCACGTTCAACGTGCTGCGGTTGGCCGCCGAACGCATCGCCAAGACCGAGCCCATCAACGGCGAGCGCGGCGTCATCGTCAACACCGCGTCGGTGGCCGCGTTCGAAGGGCAGATCGGCCAGGCCGCGTACTCGGCATCCAAGGGCGGTGTGGTCGGCATGACGCTGCCGGTCGCGCGTGACCTGTCCCGTGAGCTGATCCGCGTCTGCACGATCGCGCCGGGTCTGTTCAAAACCCCGCTGCTGGGCTCGCTGCCCGAGGAGGCGCAGGCCTCGCTGGGCAAGCAGGTGCCGCATCCGGCGCGCCTGGGTGACCCCGACGAGTACGGCGCGCTGGCCGTGCACATCGTGGAGAACCCGATGCTCAACGGTGAGACGATCCGCCTGGACGGCGCGATCCGTATGGCCCCGCGATGA
- a CDS encoding NAD(P)H-dependent flavin oxidoreductase, which yields MITTKFTETFGVEHPIAQGGMQWVGRAELVAAVANAGALGFITALTQPRPADLANEIARTRDLTDKPFGVNLTILPAINPPPYDEYRQVIVDAGIKIVETAGSNPAPHLPMFHDNGIKVLHKCTSVRHAVKAQSLGVDGISIDGFECAGHPGEDDIPGLVLIPAAADKIEIPMIASGGFADARGLVAALALGADGINMGSRFMCTVESCIHQNVKEAIVAGDERGTELIFRSLHNTARVASNEVSREVVQILKNGGQFEDVKDLVAGVRGRKVFDDGDIDAGIWTVGTAMGLINDIPTVGDLVSRMVGEAEDLITGRLAEMVVPARAAV from the coding sequence ATGATCACAACGAAGTTCACCGAGACGTTCGGAGTCGAGCACCCGATCGCCCAGGGCGGCATGCAGTGGGTCGGCCGCGCGGAACTGGTTGCTGCCGTGGCGAATGCGGGAGCGCTCGGGTTCATCACCGCGCTGACCCAGCCGAGGCCCGCGGACCTGGCCAACGAGATCGCCCGCACCCGGGACCTGACCGACAAGCCGTTCGGGGTCAACCTGACCATCCTGCCGGCGATCAACCCGCCGCCGTATGACGAGTACCGGCAGGTCATCGTCGACGCCGGCATCAAGATCGTCGAGACGGCGGGTTCCAACCCGGCGCCGCATTTGCCGATGTTCCACGACAACGGCATCAAGGTGCTGCACAAGTGCACGTCGGTGCGGCATGCCGTCAAGGCGCAGAGCCTGGGCGTGGACGGCATCAGCATCGACGGGTTCGAGTGCGCCGGCCACCCCGGCGAGGACGACATCCCGGGCCTGGTGTTGATCCCGGCCGCAGCGGACAAGATCGAGATCCCGATGATCGCCTCCGGCGGATTCGCCGACGCGCGCGGCCTGGTCGCCGCGCTGGCACTGGGCGCCGACGGCATCAACATGGGGTCCCGGTTCATGTGCACCGTGGAGTCGTGCATCCATCAGAACGTCAAGGAGGCGATCGTCGCCGGGGACGAGCGCGGCACGGAGTTGATCTTCCGTAGCCTGCACAACACCGCGCGGGTGGCCTCCAACGAGGTGTCACGCGAGGTGGTGCAGATCCTCAAGAACGGCGGCCAGTTCGAGGACGTCAAGGATCTGGTGGCGGGCGTGCGCGGGCGCAAGGTGTTCGACGACGGCGACATCGACGCCGGCATCTGGACCGTGGGTACCGCGATGGGCCTGATCAACGACATTCCCACGGTCGGCGACCTGGTGTCGCGGATGGTCGGTGAGGCCGAGGACCTGATCACCGGCCGGCTGGCGGAGATGGTTGTGCCGGCACGCGCGGCGGTCTAG